A stretch of the Solanum dulcamara chromosome 6, daSolDulc1.2, whole genome shotgun sequence genome encodes the following:
- the LOC129892336 gene encoding oleosin S1-2, whose protein sequence is MAENGELMDVNPTRKTKIWATLAGIAIEVLILGLMGFSFLTSFILLVVTSPLLLIFSPLLIGAAAVFGVAMAGFGVAGITAGLGLSSFILVYRSVIKGRKIGGADDAPVTVDKMIQSYAEDEQPDSEVPGTVDRTEGVKQQEEQQGSTTSEPVTVDRMVELFESLKENPHDQNETATVVHIVTVEVDDEEELEEEQQHNKDMASTGDYLQQNVQRQIPQET, encoded by the exons ATGGCTGAAAATGGGGAATTGATGGATGTAAATCCGACCCGAAAGACTAAAATTTGGGCAACACTAGCTGGAATTGCAATTGAAGTCCTAATTTTGGGGCTAATGGGTTTCAGTTTCCTCACTTCATTCATACTTCTGGTGGTAACTTCTCCGTTGCTTTTAATATTTAGTCCTCTGTTAATTGGTGCTGCTGCCGTGTTCGGAGTGGCCATGGCGGGATTTGGAGTGGCTGGGATTACGGCGGGTTTAGGATTGTCATCGTTTATTTTGGTGTATCGGTCGGTAATTAAAGGTAGAAAAATCGGCGGTGCTGATGATGCGCCGGTCACTGTGGATAAAATGATTCAATCTTATGCGGAGGACGAGCAGCCTGACAGTGAAGTGCCAG GTACTGTAGATAGAACAGAGGGTGTGAAGCAGCAGGAGGAGCAACAGGGCAGCACTACTTCAGAGCCAGTTACTGTAGATAGAATGGTTGAGTTATTTGAGTCTTTAAAAGAGAATCCACATGATCAAAATGAAACTGCTACTGTTGTCCACATAGTTACTGTggaggttgatgatgaggaggaATTGGAGGAGGAGCAGCAACACAACAAGGATATGGCCAGTACTGGTGACTATTTGCAGCAAAATGTTCAGAGACAGATCCCACAAGAGACTTAA
- the LOC129892267 gene encoding probable galactinol--sucrose galactosyltransferase 1, translated as MTVGAGICVAERKLNVLGQSILTDVHENIIVTQPTGEAFTNGAFLGVNSDRIGSHRVFPIGKFQGLRFMCVFRFKLWWMTQRMGTSGQDIPFETQFLIVEGNDGSTFDQDNQQNSALYVVFLPILEGDFRAVLQGNSNDELEICLESGDPAVQDFEGSHLVYVAAGTDPFDIITNAVKTVERHLQTFCRRDRKKMPDMLNWFGWCTWDAFYTTVSSEGVKQGLESLEKGGIPPKFVLIDDGWQSVSMDPNGIESIADNHANFANRLTHIKENHKFQKNGKEGHRVNDPAMGLRHVVTNIKDQHNLKYVYVWHALAGYWGGVRPGVPEMEHYESKLSFPVSSPGADSQEPDDALSSLIKNGLGLVNPDKVLNFYNELHSYLASAGIDGVKVDVQNILETLGAGHGGRVKLARKYHQALEASIARNFPDNGIISCMSHSNDSLFSAKRSAVIRASDDFWPRDPASHTIHIASVAYNTIFLGEFMQPDWDMFHSVHPMAEYHGAARAVGGCAIYVSDKPGQHDFNLLKKLVLPDGSILRAKLPGRPTRDCLFSDPARDGKSLLKIWNLNDFNGVVGVFNCQGAGWCKVGKKNLIHDCQPGTITGIVRANDVNYLPRIAHDGWTGDTILYSHLHSELVSLPKNASIPITLNAREYEVFTVVPINEMSTGSRFAPIGLVNMFNSGGAIKKLKYETEEKSGLVFIKVRGCGTFGAYSSTKPKRIQVDNEEVHFDYDESSGLVTFNLRVPDEELYLWDVKVQV; from the exons atgacAGTGGGAGCAGGGATTTGTGTAGCTGAAAGGAAGCTCAATGTATTGGGGCAAAGCATTCTTacagatgttcatgaaaatattattgttaCTCAGCCAACAGGTGAAGCTTTCACTAATGGGGCATTTCTTGGTGTTAACTCAGACAGAATTGGTAGTCACAGAGTCTTCCCTATTGGCAAATTTCA AGGATTGAGATTTATGTGTGTTTTCCGGTTCAAGTTATGGTGGATGACACAGAGAATGGGTACATCTGGCCAAGATATACCGTTTGAGACCCAATTTTTGATTGTGGAAGGAAATGATGGTTCAACTTTTGATCAAGACAACCAGCAAAATTCAGCATTGTATGTTGTTTTCTTGCCTATTCTAGAGGGAGATTTTAGGGCTGTTCTTCAAGGGAATTCAAACGACGAGTTAGAGATATGTCTGGAAAGTG GAGATCCTGCTGTGCAAGATTTCGAGGGAAGCCATTTGGTTTACGTAGCAGCTGGAACGGACCCTTTTGATATCATCACTAATGCCGTCAA GACGGTGGAGAGGCATTTACAGACATTTTGTCGCCGTGATCGAAAGAAG ATGCCAGACATGTTGAACTGGTTCGGATGGTGCACATGGGACGCTTTCTATACTACCGTTTCTTCAGAGGGAGTGAAGCAAGGATTAGAGAG TTTGGAGAAAGGAGGTATTCCCCCAAAGTTTGTACTCATTGATGATGGATGGCAATCAGTGAGTATGGATCCCAATGGCATCGAATCCATTGCTGATAACCATGCAAA CTTTGCAAACAGGCTTACTCATATCAAAGAGAACCATAAGTTTCagaaaaatggaaaggaagGTCATAGGGTTAATGATCCTGCAATGGGACTCCGACATGTCGTCACCAATATCAAAGACCAACACAATTTGAA GTATGTGTATGTGTGGCATGCACTCGCTGGTTACTGGGGCGGTGTGAGACCCGGGGTCCCTGAGATGGAACACTATGAATCGAAGTTATCTTTCCCAGTTTCATCTCCCGGGGCTGATTCACAGGAACCTGATGACGCTTTGAGCAGCTTGATAAAGAACGGTCTTGGTCTAGTGAACCCTGATAAAGTTCTTAACTTCTATAATGAACTGCATTCATACCTCGCTTCTGCGGGTATAGATGGGGTTAAAGTAGATGTTCAGAACATCCTTGAAACACTTGGAGCTGGTCACGGTGGAAGAGTAAAACTCGCAAGAAAGTATCATCAAGCATTAGAAGCATCTATTGCTCGAAATTTTCCTGATAATGGCATTATTTCATGCATGAGCCATAGTAATGATAGTTTATTCAG TGCTAAGCGTTCAGCTGTTATTAGAGCATCGGATGATTTCTGGCCACGAGATCCTGCATCACACACAATTCACATAGCATCAGTGGCGTACAACACCATTTTTCTTGGTGAATTCATGCAGCCTGATTGGGATATGTTTCAT AGCGTGCATCCCATGGCTGAATACCATGGAGCAGCACGAGCTGTTGGAGGCTGTGCTATTTATGTCAG TGACAAGCCTGGACAGCATGACTTTAATCTTTTAAAGAAGCTTGTACTTCCAGATGGTTCCATATTACGCGCCAAACTTCCAGGAAGGCCAACTAGAGACTGCTTGTTTTCTGATCCAGCAAGAGATGGGAAAAG TCTTTTGAAGATTTGGAATCTTAACGATTTCAATGGAGTAGTCGGTGTATTCAACTGTCAAGGTGCTGGATGGTGTAAGGTTGGCAAGAAGAATCTAATCCATGATTGTCAACCAGGGACAATAACTGGGATTGTTCGTGCTAATGATGTCAATTACTTACCAAGGATTGCTCATGATGGATGGACTGGCGACACCATTCTGTATTCTCATCTCCATA GTGAATTGGTTAGTCTTCCTAAAAATGCCTCGATTCCAATTACTCTGAACGCGAGAGAATATGAAGTCTTTACAGTTGTTCCAATCAACGAAATGTCCACAGGATCTAGATTTGCTCCGATTGGTCTTGTAAATATGTTCAATTCAGGAGGAGCAATCAAAAAGTTGAAGTATGAAACAGAAGAAAAAAGTGGACTAGTATTCATCAAGGTTCGGGGATGTGGCACGTTTGGAGCTTATTCATCTACTAAGCCTAAACGAATCCAAGTTGACAATGAAGAAGTACATTTTGATTACGACGAATCCTCTGGATTAGTCACCTTTAATCTTAGAGTTCCTGATGAAGAATTATACCTTTGGGATGTAAAAGTTCAAGTGTGA